One window from the genome of Nicotiana tomentosiformis chromosome 5, ASM39032v3, whole genome shotgun sequence encodes:
- the LOC138892039 gene encoding uncharacterized protein, with amino-acid sequence MVGNNEDNVNLAAREATQLREKAARDAEEATLRDAQISYAEERSRRINQYQPLGADQFGNIGPGAGRPLGDYARPVYNQGLSSVRPPLVAANNIELKLRLLQTLQNSCIFRGKMNEDPNNHLMDFEDIINTFQYNGVSQDAVYLRAFPFIFKDDAKHWLRSLPNGSIRTWDEMTRKFLDKYFSSAKTAWERFKEILRKCKHSGIELWMQLQDFWDGLTPTSRRTLSNAAGGPLMKMTPEEIVIILDELSEDENQWPSEVAERIRTTGVHQVDANTSVQVQFDVMAKEIRKLTLASIHSEPTAACDICGRGHPTHECQASIEEVNAVGNYNFNAMGQKHPNLSWNSPGGTLLADTEKNPKETVNVVTLRNGQVLKDPTPIRKKAAPEKESGKELKIEDDDKKTKKKKRKKGAEKKKKKETSRREESNEVSKHMHALPFPQNLYREKLDKHFDRFLEMLRQVNVNFPFMKVLSQMPAYAKFLKEILTKKRKVEETSVVKLIEHCSAIF; translated from the exons atgGTTGGAAACAATGAAGATAATGTTAATTTGGCTGCGAGAGAGGCAACCCAACTTAGAGAAAAAGCAGCACGAGATGCTGAAGAAGCAACACTTAGAGATGCACAAATTTCTTATGCGGAGGAGAGGTCTCGAAGAATTAATCAATATCAACCCTTGGGTGCAGACCAGTTCGGAAACATAGGTCCCggtgctgggagaccacttggtgattacgCTAGGCCagtctacaaccaaggcttatcaagtgtgagacctcCTCTAGTAGCAGCCAACAATATTGAATTGAAGTTACGGTTGCTCCAAACTCTCCAAAATAGCTGCATtttcagaggaaagatgaacgaagatccaaacaatcatctaatggacttcgaggatataataaacacctttcaatataatggtgtaTCGCAAGATGCAGTTTatctaagggcattccccttcatatttaaagatgatgcaaagcactggcttcgaagcttgcctaatggatcgattagaacatgggatgagatgaccagaaaatttctcgacaaatatttctcatcagctaagacgg cttgggagaggttcaaagaAATATTGCGTAAGTGTAAGCATAGTGGAatagaactctggatgcaactccaagatttttgggatggattgacaccaacTTCACGCAggacattgagcaatgcagctggaggcccattgatgaaaatgactccagaggagatagttataattctagatgagttgtctgaggatgaaaatcagtggccctctgaagtTGCTGAAAGAATAAGAACAAcgggtgttcaccaagttgatgctaacacatctgtgcaggtacagttTGATGTCATGgcaaaggaaataaggaagctaaCTTTAGCTTCAATACACAGTGAGCCCACTGCAGCATGtgacatatgtggaagaggacaccctactcatgaatGTCAAGCCTCGATCGAGGAAGTTAATGCTGTTGGTAATTacaacttcaatgcaatgggtcagaagcaccccaaTCTTTCATGGAATTCACCTGGGG gtactctgctagctgatactgaaaagaatcccaaagaaacggtaaatgttgtgaccttgagaaacGGACAAGTattgaaagatcccactccaatTCGCAAAAAAGCTGcgcctgaaaaagaaagtgggaaggAGCTGAAAATTGAAGATGATGATAAAAAGACTAAGAAGAAGAAACgcaagaagggagctgagaaaaagaaaaagaaggaaacttcaagaagggaggaatccAATGAAGTAAGCAAGCACATGCatgctttaccttttccccaaaatctctatagagaaaagctggataaGCACTTTGATAGATTTCTAGAGATGCtgagacaggttaatgtaaattttccattcatgaaagttctctcacaaatgccagcttatgcaaaattcttgaaggagatccttacaaagaaaagGAAGGTCGAGGAGACATCAGTGGTGAAACTCATAGAGCATTGCAGTGCTATCTTTTAA